A single Patescibacteria group bacterium DNA region contains:
- the gltX gene encoding glutamate--tRNA ligase: MPNDNSFENVRVRSAPSPTGRPHIGTAYNALFNYVFARKHDGKFILRIEDTDRSRYDADSEREIIDALTWLGLEPNESPKKGGEYGPYRQSERLDIYKKYVEQLLDKGAAYYCFCSEERLERIRERARREGKPPMYDGHCRSISRKDAEKRIQEGEEYVVRLKVPKEGTTKFHDLIRGEIEVENQVIDDQVLLKSDGFPTYHLANVVDDHLMEISHIIRGEEWLSSVPKHILLYTAFDWAPPVYAHTPLLRGEGGAKLGKRHGALPIFEYKKMGILPEALLNYLALLGWTHPQEKEFFGLKEMIDKFQLEDMDATAPIYDPDKLKWLNGKWIRALSVEELAERLRSVFAREAEAAGETSGVSADPTPEVKEAAQERFSEIVSLVQDRMETLCDFEELARFFFEAPEVDKEPLVEQAHGDEEEAKAILEAAAKIIEETELEHDALEQAFRSKAKEEGWGMRAICMTTRVAITGKTVSPPLFDCVAILGREETLTRLNKSLELL; the protein is encoded by the coding sequence ATGCCAAATGATAATTCTTTTGAAAATGTAAGAGTGCGCAGTGCTCCTTCTCCCACTGGCCGACCTCATATTGGTACTGCTTATAACGCTCTTTTTAATTATGTTTTTGCCCGTAAACACGATGGTAAATTTATTCTTCGTATTGAGGATACAGATCGGTCTCGCTATGATGCTGATTCTGAGCGAGAGATTATAGATGCTCTTACTTGGTTAGGTTTGGAGCCAAATGAATCTCCTAAAAAAGGGGGAGAGTACGGACCTTACCGGCAGTCGGAACGCTTGGATATCTATAAAAAATATGTCGAGCAGCTTTTAGATAAAGGTGCAGCTTATTACTGCTTTTGTTCGGAAGAACGCCTAGAGAGAATTAGAGAAAGAGCTAGGCGGGAAGGTAAGCCTCCCATGTATGATGGACATTGTCGAAGTATTAGCAGGAAAGATGCTGAAAAGAGAATTCAGGAGGGAGAAGAGTATGTGGTTCGCTTAAAAGTCCCCAAGGAAGGGACTACTAAGTTTCACGACTTGATACGTGGTGAAATTGAGGTTGAAAATCAAGTTATTGATGATCAAGTTCTTTTAAAATCTGACGGTTTTCCTACCTATCATTTAGCTAATGTGGTAGATGATCATTTAATGGAGATTAGTCATATTATTCGGGGTGAGGAGTGGCTTTCTTCTGTTCCCAAACACATTTTACTCTACACTGCTTTTGATTGGGCTCCTCCGGTTTATGCACATACTCCGCTGCTTCGCGGTGAGGGCGGTGCTAAACTGGGAAAGCGACACGGCGCACTTCCTATTTTTGAATACAAGAAAATGGGTATTCTTCCGGAAGCACTTTTAAATTATTTGGCGCTTTTGGGCTGGACTCATCCTCAGGAGAAAGAGTTTTTTGGTTTGAAAGAAATGATTGATAAGTTTCAACTTGAAGATATGGATGCAACTGCTCCTATCTATGATCCGGATAAGTTAAAATGGTTAAATGGTAAGTGGATCCGCGCGCTTAGTGTTGAGGAGCTTGCGGAAAGACTTCGGAGTGTTTTTGCAAGAGAAGCGGAAGCCGCCGGGGAAACTTCCGGGGTTTCTGCAGATCCAACCCCGGAGGTTAAAGAGGCGGCCCAGGAACGATTTTCCGAAATCGTCTCCCTTGTTCAGGACCGCATGGAAACCCTCTGTGATTTTGAGGAACTGGCCCGGTTCTTCTTTGAAGCTCCGGAGGTAGACAAAGAACCTCTTGTGGAGCAGGCTCATGGAGATGAAGAAGAAGCAAAAGCTATCTTGGAAGCAGCAGCAAAGATTATTGAAGAGACAGAATTGGAACACGATGCTTTGGAACAAGCTTTTCGGTCTAAGGCAAAGGAAGAAGGTTGGGGAATGCGGGCAATTTGTATGACTACCCGAGTAGCAATAACTGGGAAAACAGTCTCCCCCCCACTTTTTGATTGTGTCGCGATCCTCGGCCGCGAAGAAACCCTTACCCGCCTTAACAAATCTTTGGAATTACTGTAA
- a CDS encoding Ig-like domain-containing protein, with protein MEELYSLQRISPSFLGTTKIVLFNILFVFLFFLISLASPKLVCAGTELNVTMQVHDTTFIVTGRTSPNAKVTVLEDNSVIGTTLAGGDGSFSKEFPAQDTGVHNYGFYSTDSEGRDTSTINYSVSLFSHTVTTLSNLILPPTYELSATEITADEDLLVEGSAVPSSQVVLYFSKAGSSEISSHTVKAGSTGRWEYSLGLDSLGEGTYEIYGQVTTVDGYQSDAGSVLGFEVTAPPEEEEEEEELVSPPVSVEEEVAPSPTLVEEEEEEGPKLPDFMSVFDPDGDGRISKSEVFDAVKSWVHSWRDYLSDLVADEQLQEPPLEKRTCDLNNDGKCNLRDFSILLYYIEREEGG; from the coding sequence ATGGAAGAACTTTATAGCTTACAGAGAATTTCTCCCTCCTTCTTAGGTACAACTAAGATTGTTCTCTTTAATATCCTCTTTGTTTTTTTGTTCTTTTTAATCTCTCTTGCTTCTCCAAAACTTGTCTGTGCAGGAACAGAATTGAATGTTACTATGCAGGTTCACGATACAACCTTTATTGTTACAGGCAGGACTAGTCCTAATGCTAAGGTAACAGTGCTGGAAGACAATTCTGTAATTGGTACTACCCTTGCGGGCGGTGATGGTAGCTTTTCCAAAGAATTTCCGGCGCAGGATACTGGCGTTCATAACTACGGTTTTTATTCTACTGATAGCGAAGGTAGAGATACCTCCACTATTAATTACTCGGTTTCTTTGTTTTCTCATACGGTGACCACACTTTCTAATCTAATCTTGCCCCCCACCTATGAACTTAGCGCTACAGAAATTACTGCCGACGAAGACCTTCTGGTGGAAGGTTCGGCAGTGCCCAGTTCCCAAGTTGTTTTGTATTTTTCCAAGGCTGGAAGTTCGGAAATTTCCTCGCATACTGTGAAGGCTGGGAGTACTGGAAGGTGGGAATATTCTCTGGGTTTGGATTCTTTGGGCGAAGGAACATACGAAATTTATGGTCAAGTAACAACTGTTGATGGTTATCAAAGCGATGCGGGCAGCGTGCTTGGTTTCGAAGTTACGGCTCCTCCCGAAGAGGAGGAGGAGGAAGAAGAGCTAGTTTCTCCGCCTGTCTCGGTTGAGGAAGAAGTAGCGCCATCTCCCACTTTAGTTGAGGAAGAAGAGGAGGAAGGTCCAAAGCTTCCTGATTTTATGAGTGTTTTTGATCCAGATGGAGACGGCAGGATTAGCAAAAGCGAAGTTTTTGATGCAGTAAAGTCTTGGGTTCACAGTTGGCGAGATTATTTGTCTGATTTAGTTGCTGATGAACAATTGCAAGAGCCTCCGTTGGAGAAGAGAACGTGTGATTTGAATAATGATGGAAAATGTAACTTGCGTGACTTTTCTATACTACTGTACTATATAGAAAGAGAGGAGGGTGGGTAA
- a CDS encoding cohesin domain-containing protein: MEKKDSQTQLTVTLVLVGFFKVILLGIVSWLLLHFFALVGFFVALSLPLWWLFFPRRIPCIGCQTREEGEYCPLCGKEVREGSPRSFRSMAAHMGIFLLLFLVSLGVIYAEREILEGLDISLTPKTATFEIPPRAQYRLGEIFPMRITLTGIKRSINAVQADFSFDPRRLELVEISTRESFASVFIQKEIDNKTGYGRLAGGVPSPGFSQERGVFGTVYFRGKTPGLADVEFLPSSMILANDGRGTNVLKGLASSHYLVLPEEVLDTERELQESALILEVLGTEEERKEQMLFFEPGEKVLGGDVEEDQITPSRTFGLGRSLLRVLNRFNRLVINFWREMFAFVFSS, encoded by the coding sequence ATGGAAAAGAAAGATTCACAAACACAACTAACCGTTACGCTTGTATTAGTTGGTTTTTTCAAAGTAATACTTTTGGGTATAGTTTCTTGGTTGTTGTTGCATTTCTTTGCTTTGGTGGGGTTTTTTGTTGCCTTGTCATTGCCTTTGTGGTGGTTGTTCTTCCCACGCCGTATCCCTTGTATTGGCTGTCAGACCAGAGAAGAAGGTGAGTATTGTCCTCTTTGCGGTAAGGAGGTGCGGGAGGGTTCTCCACGTTCGTTTCGGAGTATGGCTGCCCATATGGGTATTTTCCTCCTCTTATTTCTTGTTTCCCTTGGTGTTATTTATGCTGAACGAGAGATATTGGAAGGGTTGGATATTTCCTTAACGCCAAAGACAGCAACTTTTGAGATCCCTCCCCGCGCGCAGTACCGTTTGGGAGAGATTTTTCCAATGAGGATTACACTTACAGGTATTAAACGTTCTATCAATGCAGTTCAGGCTGATTTTAGCTTTGACCCCCGCCGGTTGGAGCTAGTTGAAATTTCTACTAGGGAATCTTTTGCCTCTGTTTTTATTCAGAAGGAAATTGATAATAAGACAGGTTATGGTCGTTTAGCTGGGGGTGTTCCCAGTCCGGGCTTTTCTCAGGAAAGAGGTGTTTTTGGTACTGTTTATTTTCGTGGCAAGACTCCCGGCTTGGCTGATGTTGAGTTTTTACCTTCTTCTATGATTTTAGCTAATGACGGGCGGGGTACTAATGTTTTAAAAGGGTTGGCATCTTCCCATTACCTTGTCCTTCCTGAAGAAGTTTTGGATACAGAACGTGAACTTCAAGAATCGGCACTGATCCTCGAAGTTTTGGGTACTGAGGAGGAACGTAAAGAACAGATGCTCTTTTTTGAGCCGGGCGAAAAGGTTTTGGGAGGGGATGTGGAAGAAGATCAGATTACGCCGAGCCGGACATTTGGTTTGGGACGGAGCTTGCTTAGGGTTTTGAATAGGTTTAATAGACTTGTTATTAATTTTTGGCGCGAAATGTTTGCCTTCGTATTTTCTAGTTAG